Genomic DNA from Nitratidesulfovibrio vulgaris str. Hildenborough:
TACCGGAGTACAATTTCAGGTTTCGTGACGGGCTGATAGGGGCCCAGATGCTCTTCGTGGCCTTCGGCGCACTGGTTCTCGTGCCGCTGCTTACAGGCCTCGACCCCAACGTGGCCCTGTTCGCGGCAGGGTGCGCCACGCTCATCTTCCAGGCCATCACGCGGGGCAAGGTGCCCATCTTCCTTGCGTCGTCGTTCGCCTTCATCGCGCCCATCATCTACGGCGTGCAGACCTGGGGCATCCCGGGCACCCTCTGCGGTCTCACCGCCGCGGGTCTGGTGTACATGGCGCTCAGCGCCCTCATCCGCGTGCAGGGGCCCGGCGTGGTCGAGCGTGTGCTGCCCCCCATCGTCACGGGGCCCGTCATCATGGTCATCGGCCTCATCCTGTCTCCCGTGGCCGTCTTCATGGCCATCGGCAAGACGGGTGACGGCGCGGTGCAACTCATCCCCAAGGACAAGGCCATGATCGTGGCCATGGTGTCGCTGGCATCCACGGTCATCGCATCCCTGCTTGGGCGTGGTTTCGTCAAGCTCATTCCCATCTTCTGCGGCATCGTGGCCGGTTACGCCACGTCGCTCTTCTTCGGCATCGTCGACTTCACCCCGGTGCTCAAGGCCCCGTGGTTCGCCGTGCCCAATTTCGTCACGCCCGAATGGAACCTCGACGCCATCCTGTTCATCGTGCCCGTGGCCATCGCCCCGGCCATCGAACATGTGGGCGGCATCCTTGCCATCGGGTCCGTCACCGGCAAGAACTACCTCGAAGACCCGGGTATCGACCGTACCCTTTTCGCCGACTCCATCGCCACCATGGTGGCTACATCCGTGGGCGGGCCGCCCTGTACCACCTACGCCGAGGTCACCGGGGCCATTGCGCTCACCCGTGCCTTCAACCCCGCCATCCTCACATGGGCAGCCATCACCGCCGTCTGCCTCGCCTTCGTGGGCAAGCTTGGCGCATTGCTGACCACCATCCCCTCGCCTGTCATGGGCGGCATCATGGTGTTGCTCTTCGGTGCCATCACCGTTGTGGGCATGAACAGCCTCGTGCGCGCAGGGCAGGACCTCATGGTGCCCCGCAACATGGCTGTCGTCGCCATCATCCTCGTGTTCGGTCTCGGTGGCATGGCCTTCAACGTGGGCGAATTCTCGCTTCAGGGCATCGGCCTCGCCGGTATCACCGGAGTGCTTCTCAACCTCGTGCTTCCGGGCAGACGCGCCGCTTCCGGCAGGTAGTACGCCGTTTGTCCGACGGAGTACCCGTCTTTTCGAAAGCCGCCTTCGGGCGGCTTTCCTGCTTTTGCGCGGGCCGTCAGGTCAAGAAACACGGCGTCGAGTATGTTCGTGGTGGGGCCTTTTGCGGCGTATGGGTGTCAGCGGGATTGCACTATGGCGAACACACAGGTATGATAGCCAATTCTGTTAACAATAGCACACATATGTGACGTCATACAGCTTTCGGTGGGGCCATGCAGGAAGAAAACGCCAACGATTCCGCAGAAAAGAAGAGCCGCTCCTTTTTCAGGCTGGGCAGCCTCGGTTCCATGCTCAACGAAAAGGAACAGAAGAACCTTCTTTTCTATCTTTCCATCGGGATCATCATCGTCGAGTTCGCCGTCACAGTGGGGGCGCTCATCTACGGTATCGCCAACGCGCACCAGCAGCCCAACGGCATGATGCGCTTCAGCTTCCCGTGGGCGG
This window encodes:
- a CDS encoding uracil-xanthine permease family protein, with the translated sequence MTTDPRFIPEYNFRFRDGLIGAQMLFVAFGALVLVPLLTGLDPNVALFAAGCATLIFQAITRGKVPIFLASSFAFIAPIIYGVQTWGIPGTLCGLTAAGLVYMALSALIRVQGPGVVERVLPPIVTGPVIMVIGLILSPVAVFMAIGKTGDGAVQLIPKDKAMIVAMVSLASTVIASLLGRGFVKLIPIFCGIVAGYATSLFFGIVDFTPVLKAPWFAVPNFVTPEWNLDAILFIVPVAIAPAIEHVGGILAIGSVTGKNYLEDPGIDRTLFADSIATMVATSVGGPPCTTYAEVTGAIALTRAFNPAILTWAAITAVCLAFVGKLGALLTTIPSPVMGGIMVLLFGAITVVGMNSLVRAGQDLMVPRNMAVVAIILVFGLGGMAFNVGEFSLQGIGLAGITGVLLNLVLPGRRAASGR